In Pseudomonas fluorescens NCIMB 11764, a single window of DNA contains:
- the accB gene encoding acetyl-CoA carboxylase biotin carboxyl carrier protein, producing MDIRKVKKLIELLEESGIDELEIKEGEESVRISRHSKTPAQQYYAPAPMHAPAPAPAAAPVAAAAAPAAPAAPVLNGSVARSPMVGTFYRKSSPSSPSFVEVGQTVKKGDTLCIVEAMKMMNHIEAETSGVIESILVEDGQPVEYDQPLFTIV from the coding sequence ATGGATATCCGTAAAGTTAAGAAACTGATCGAATTGCTGGAAGAGTCCGGCATCGACGAGCTCGAGATCAAGGAAGGCGAAGAGTCCGTACGCATCAGCCGCCATAGCAAGACCCCGGCTCAGCAGTACTACGCACCGGCTCCAATGCACGCTCCGGCTCCAGCACCTGCTGCTGCTCCGGTTGCCGCCGCTGCCGCGCCTGCCGCCCCGGCCGCCCCTGTCCTGAACGGCAGCGTTGCCCGTTCGCCGATGGTCGGCACCTTCTATCGCAAGTCTTCGCCAAGCTCGCCGTCCTTCGTTGAAGTCGGCCAGACCGTGAAGAAAGGCGACACCCTGTGCATCGTCGAAGCCATGAAGATGATGAACCACATCGAAGCTGAAACCAGCGGTGTGATCGAATCCATCCTCGTCGAAGACGGCCAGCCGGTTGAGTACGACCAACCGCTGTTCACCATCGTTTGA
- the aroQ gene encoding type II 3-dehydroquinate dehydratase, which translates to MATLLVLHGPNLNMLGTREPGTYGATTLAQINQDLERRAREAGHHLLHLQSNAEYELIDRIHAARSEGVDFILINPAAFTHTSVALRDALLAVSIPFIEVHLSNVHKREPFRHHSYFSDVAVGVICGLGASGYRLALEAALEQLERQATA; encoded by the coding sequence ATGGCGACCCTATTGGTTCTGCACGGCCCCAACCTGAACATGCTCGGCACCCGTGAACCGGGCACCTATGGCGCTACGACACTGGCGCAGATCAACCAGGACCTGGAACGCCGTGCTCGTGAAGCCGGCCATCATTTGCTGCACCTGCAAAGCAACGCCGAGTACGAATTGATCGACCGCATCCACGCTGCCCGCAGCGAAGGTGTGGACTTCATTCTGATCAACCCAGCAGCTTTTACGCACACAAGTGTCGCATTACGTGACGCGCTGCTGGCGGTGAGCATCCCATTCATCGAAGTGCATTTGTCTAACGTGCACAAACGCGAACCTTTCCGCCATCACTCTTACTTCTCCGACGTAGCGGTGGGAGTGATCTGCGGCCTTGGCGCCAGCGGTTATCGACTGGCCCTGGAGGCCGCACTAGAGCAGCTTGAAAGACAGGCAACGGCTTGA